The following is a genomic window from Episyrphus balteatus chromosome 1, idEpiBalt1.1, whole genome shotgun sequence.
TTAAAACTTGTTGCCTATCGCATGGATAAATTCCAGTTGCCCGGAAGCCAGATATCAAATTTTCCCTTGCCTTGTCGTTCTCATGTAAGCTGTCCCAGACTTTTTTTAGAAGACTAGGAAACACATCTTTCGGCACTGTTTTGTTTTTCGAGTTAGCAATCTTATACTCTGTTAAAGTCTTCCTCCATAATATTTTAAGAGGTCGAAAGAAGGCTACGTCTAGTGGTTGAGCAATATGAATGCAATTGGGGGGAAGGcaaataaatttgatattattttcttCAGCTAGTTTGATAACATCTTCTGAAAAATGGCTCGAAAGATTGTCACCAATGATTGCCTTTGGTCCAGTTAACCTCCGGGCGTAAGGGAGGTAGATAGTTTGAAACCAATCGGAAAATACCCTGTTATCAAACCAACCATGAGATGTAGCATTATATCGAGAGCCAGGTCGATCACCCTCCATCCAGTTCTTGTAAACATTTTTGGCTTTATAAACAACGTAAACAGGCAACAACTGTCCTGTTGCTGTGCTACAAAACATGAGAGAAATTGAGCTTTTAGAATGGGCCATAACTTGTTCTGGATACTTAACGCCTCTAGAGAAAATGGCTTTCTTGGATCCAGGATCGTCTGTAAAATTGGTTTCGTCATAGTTGCTGATGTTTTCAGGTGGTATACCTTCCAAACTGTTCTCCAAATTGTTGAAGTAGCTAGACATTGTTGAGACTGATATGGCTGCCCTTGCTGGAGTAATATTTTGGCATATTCGAGGAGTTATTTGGTCTTTGTGCCTTTCCAGAAATGAATGTGCCCAATCCTTCCCTGAGAAATTGTTATTTAACTTGGAAACACGTTTGCCCTTTCTGTCGCGAAACCTCTTAGTGATGTGGCGAAGATCAAGGGTTGCAAGTGGAAATCCCCAGTTACTCGTTGTTAGAAGCATTTTTACGATGCAGGCTTCTTCGTCTTCCAAAAGAGCGGTTGGCCCACCAACAGATTTTGTGTGAAgcttcttaattttgttttggagTGTGGATCTTGAGATGTTGAACTCTTTTGCAGCCTTGTTTAATGATATTTTCCCTTCTCGAACTTGTAATAAAGCGTCTTCCAATGTTTCAGGGGTATAGTTTTTATAAGGCTTTTCGAACCCCGTCCTTTTGTATGTGTTCGGCATCTTTATTCTTCTCTAAAGTGTTCATATAAATTTATGAACTTCCTTTTATATGTGTATGCTGGTGGTTATTATAGCAAGCATCAGGGTGGTGATTGCATTTTAATTATGTATTGGTGCTGCCAAACATTGCATAtgtgtattacattttaactACAATTTGGTGCTGCCAAATGTTAATATCATGATCtgataacttttttattatattgcCAAATATCAGTTTTGTCAATATATACCAATATATAAA
Proteins encoded in this region:
- the LOC129906661 gene encoding uncharacterized protein LOC129906661, producing the protein MPNTYKRTGFEKPYKNYTPETLEDALLQVREGKISLNKAAKEFNISRSTLQNKIKKLHTKSVGGPTALLEDEEACIVKMLLTTSNWGFPLATLDLRHITKRFRDRKGKRVSKLNNNFSGKDWAHSFLERHKDQITPRICQNITPARAAISVSTMSSYFNNLENSLEGIPPENISNYDETNFTDDPGSKKAIFSRGVKYPEQVMAHSKSSISLMFCSTATGQLLPVYVVYKAKNVYKNWMEGDRPGSRYNATSHGWFDNRVFSDWFQTIYLPYARRLTGPKAIIGDNLSSHFSEDVIKLAEENNIKFICLPPNCIHIAQPLDVAFFRPLKILWRKTLTEYKIANSKNKTVPKDVFPSLLKKVWDSLHENDKARENLISGFRATGIYPCDRQQVLSKLDKTESRTNNTTSNMMNLSDSVLDYMKRLRTPDTSTRKPRKKKVNTEPGASVTMADFTLSSSVLTHSHNVDAPDDATEEMSTDQPGPSKISHRRKPRRRKARIYFIILLMK